Proteins encoded within one genomic window of Bradyrhizobium sp. 186:
- a CDS encoding bifunctional DNA primase/polymerase, which yields MLLIDLALSLATAGVPVFPCKPADKRPLTSNGFKAASVFQHVIQRWWFDWPDALVGMPTGERTGVWVLDIDAYKGATEADLPHQLPQTKTVRTRSGGKHFYFKHVGLGNSPGRLPAAWDVRGQGGFVLVPGNPGYVLERDLPPAEAPEWLLAMIRPKPYTPRPSQPYAAPDHDRYVDAAVLAELAALAGAAAGSRGTLLNRTAFTLGTLVGAGALDRGEAEHGLLNAAHSCGLIAVDGERAVRAAIRRGLDAGTRQPRALPERDNTPLIDVTKLLRKCRA from the coding sequence ATGCTCCTTATAGACCTAGCCCTTTCACTTGCCACGGCAGGCGTCCCGGTGTTCCCGTGCAAGCCCGCCGACAAACGACCGCTGACTTCAAACGGGTTCAAGGCGGCCTCGGTCTTTCAGCATGTGATTCAACGATGGTGGTTCGACTGGCCTGATGCGCTAGTCGGAATGCCTACCGGCGAGCGGACCGGCGTCTGGGTGCTGGACATAGACGCGTATAAGGGCGCCACCGAGGCAGACCTGCCGCACCAACTGCCGCAGACCAAAACAGTACGTACCCGCAGCGGCGGGAAGCACTTCTACTTTAAGCATGTCGGGCTGGGCAATTCACCGGGCAGGCTGCCTGCGGCATGGGACGTGCGAGGCCAGGGCGGGTTTGTCCTCGTGCCGGGCAATCCCGGCTACGTGCTGGAGCGCGACCTGCCGCCCGCCGAGGCGCCCGAGTGGCTATTGGCCATGATCCGGCCCAAGCCCTATACGCCGCGCCCGAGCCAGCCATACGCGGCGCCGGACCACGACCGATACGTTGACGCTGCTGTGCTGGCAGAGCTTGCCGCGTTGGCTGGTGCAGCAGCTGGCTCACGCGGCACGCTGCTGAACCGCACCGCATTCACGCTCGGCACGCTGGTCGGTGCTGGTGCCTTGGATCGAGGAGAGGCCGAGCATGGCTTGCTAAACGCCGCTCATAGTTGCGGGCTGATAGCAGTCGACGGCGAGCGTGCGGTCCGGGCAGCCATAAGGCGCGGCCTGGACGCGGGCACCAGACAGCCGCGTGCACTGCCCGAGCGGGATAACACGCCGCTAATCGACGTCACCAAGCTGCTGCGCAAGTGCAGGGCATGA
- a CDS encoding AAA family ATPase: MTNATQPKAANDNRRTEYNAEDLLQTEFPPLKWAVKRYIPEGLIILAGRPKLGKTWLAYSTAIAIATGGKVLGVDCEQGDVLQYSLEDNFRRAKSRIVTLLPPKLGMPRPSLDRLTIRTAAPTMDRGFMKEVTEWHSRAENPRLLIIDTHAKIKEQRRGNQDPYLSDYSAIVPLQEFSGEHGLTTILVTHLRKMEGSSGDPIEQVSGTTGVTGAADMIIVLDRDEKGAKLYGRGRDAEEYEVAMKFDGGFWTVLGDADEVKQSEQRRAILEAMRSTNAAMSPSEIAKAVGMKSEGVSSLLRKMSKDGLVQSYAYGAWRPVDRAA; this comes from the coding sequence ATGACGAATGCGACGCAGCCTAAGGCAGCTAACGACAATAGACGTACTGAGTACAACGCGGAAGACCTCCTACAGACGGAATTCCCTCCGCTCAAATGGGCCGTTAAGCGTTACATCCCGGAAGGCCTTATCATTTTGGCGGGCCGCCCGAAGCTGGGCAAGACGTGGCTCGCGTATAGCACGGCCATCGCAATCGCGACGGGCGGGAAGGTGCTTGGCGTCGACTGCGAGCAGGGCGACGTACTTCAATATTCGCTTGAAGACAACTTTCGCAGAGCCAAGTCGCGAATTGTCACGCTCCTCCCGCCCAAGCTTGGCATGCCGCGACCGAGCCTTGACCGCCTGACCATCCGCACGGCGGCGCCCACAATGGACCGCGGGTTTATGAAGGAAGTTACGGAGTGGCACAGCCGCGCCGAGAATCCTCGTCTCCTGATCATCGACACACACGCAAAGATTAAGGAGCAGCGCAGGGGCAACCAAGACCCGTATCTGTCGGACTACTCGGCGATAGTGCCGCTTCAGGAGTTTTCGGGCGAGCACGGTCTGACAACTATCCTCGTCACGCACCTCAGAAAAATGGAAGGCTCGTCTGGCGACCCTATCGAGCAGGTGTCTGGCACCACCGGCGTTACCGGTGCGGCCGACATGATAATTGTGCTCGACCGCGACGAGAAAGGCGCGAAGCTATATGGCCGCGGCCGCGACGCGGAGGAATACGAAGTCGCCATGAAGTTCGACGGCGGCTTTTGGACCGTCCTTGGCGACGCTGACGAGGTGAAACAATCCGAGCAGCGCAGGGCAATCCTTGAGGCAATGCGCAGCACAAACGCGGCAATGTCACCGAGTGAAATAGCAAAAGCGGTTGGAATGAAATCGGAGGGCGTAAGCAGTCTCCTCCGCAAGATGTCGAAGGACGGCTTGGTGCAGAGCTACGCATACGGAGCGTGGCGACCAGTAGACCGTGCCGCCTAA